The proteins below come from a single Eucalyptus grandis isolate ANBG69807.140 chromosome 3, ASM1654582v1, whole genome shotgun sequence genomic window:
- the LOC120291777 gene encoding disease resistance protein RPV1-like produces the protein MAHREISSSFRGLDTRTNFTDFLYYTLLDKGISVFIDKQGIDVGEEIGPEIFQAIDDSEICIPIFSRGYASSSWCLRELEHMMQRRKTNELEVMPIFYDVEPSDVKLETKVYRDALTLHEQKRVIEIVQRWVEALEEVTRIKGWDTKNTGHGELARLIAQKVLVKLKVSCVHIPDHLVGMDKSVNELVYLLNVESKDIRLIGICGMGGIGKTTLAKVVYRKRQLVSHIIGDIGVELSSIDQGMNMIGDRFCRKKVLIFLDDVDHTSQLMALAAKKEWLGLGSRIVVTTRDKSVLY, from the exons ATGGCTCATCGGGAAATAAGTTCGAGTTTTCGAGGATTGGATACTCGCACTAATTTCACAGATTTCCTCTATTATACCCTGCTTGATAAGGGTATCAGTGTTTTCATAGACAAGCAAGGGATTGATGTTGGTGAAGAGATCGGTCCCGAGATTTTCCAAGCCATCGATGACTCGGAAATCTGCATTCCCATCTTCTCCAGAGGCTATGCCTCTAGTAGCTGGTGCCTACGCGAGCTGGAACACATGATGCAGCGTAGGAAAACCAATGAACTTGAGGTTatgcccattttctatgatgtggaACCCTCTGACGTGAAGCTTGAAACCAAAGTGTACAGGGATGCACTAACTCTGCATGAACAAAAACGTGTTATTGAAATTGTGCAGCGCTGGGTGGAGGCACTCGAGGAAGTTACTAGAATCAAGGGTTGGGACACCAAGAATACAGG CCACGGAGAACTCGCACGATTGATAGCTCAGAAAGTGTTAGTTAAGCTTAAGGTGTCTTGTGTTCATATACCCGATCATTTAGTTGGAATGGACAAATCAGTGAATGAATTAGTATATTTACTTAATGTCGAATCTAAGGACATAAGGCTCATCGGAATTTGCGGGATGGGTGGAATaggcaagacaactcttgccaaggttGTTTACCGGAAG AGGCAATTAGTCTCTCATATCATTGGTGACATAGGAGTTGAACTTTCTAGCATTGATCAGGGGATGAATATGATCGGAGATCGATTTTGCAGaaagaaagttcttatcttcCTTGATGATGTTGATCATACAAGCCAGCTCATGGCATTGGCAGCAAAGAAAGAATGGTTGGGTTTAGGAAGTAGAATAGTCGTTACAACAAGAGACAAAAGTGTTTTATATTGA
- the LOC104439456 gene encoding disease resistance protein RPV1, producing MEYHPHRDVKEKLMLSYKALDHLQKQIFLDIACFLDGKDKSYSHYMWDNCGFFPDEGIDVLLLMSLVKIGERNELCMHDQLKDLGKSIVYEECCKDPKKGYRVWLNEEEGPDIVRQKKGTETVAANYWQYYARSQDFVLTSEDFIEMPNIRFLEMSGCSLSGDFEGLFSELRWLTWNFCPEEMQATNFCPKNLVILNLSNSKIDEHWGGWTQLKVATRLKVLDLSSCCYLKETPDLSAYLFLEILILSGCRNLLRIDRSISYLKRLKQLDLDGCHCLQVLPKELGALEALTEMFLDFGQFPATISQVPSSIGTLVNLKRLAICRAPYLTKLPDSIGMLKCLVELDVLDTGIAKLPNTIINLKSLKALNVSGSCIQKLPEAIGMLEKLEEIYGMCCNWLETIPGDIVRLPFLKNLILTETHVGNVPKLPQSLICLHLSSRALEKAPDISNLVNLRSLELCFTSSTSIGRDTKASASINQCIAAVMMWNWSTEVARCKLELPSISSISSYLGCLCHIKELELINCENLRQIGQLPSSLTKLKVDNCNLLEVVDLSNLSDFKNLKDLGVWDCPKLVEIQGLDQLESLESLAIRRCNSWLCLPDLSNWKKLKTWDVDALTTYSARGKRVAQNYHPFWHWEWQRRSANLEF from the exons ATGGAATATCATCCTCATAGGGATGTGAAGGAAAAATTAATGTTGAGTTATAAGGCATTAGATCATTTGCAAAAgcaaatatttcttgatattgcttgCTTTCTAGATGGAAAAGATAAGAGTTATTCACATTATATGTGGGACAATTGTGGATTTTTTCCAGATGAGGGGATTGATGTTTTGCTTTTAATGTCCTTAGTGAAGATTGGTGAAAGGAATGAATTATGTATGCATGATCAACTCAAGGACTTAGGCAAGAGCATTGTGTACGAAGAATGTTGCAAAGACCCAAAAAAGGGTTATCGGGTGTGGTTGAATGAGGAAGAAGGTCCTGATATTGTCCGGCAAAAGAAG GGAACCGAAACTGTTGCGGCGAACTATTGGCAGTATTACGCGCGTTCTCAAGACTTTGTTTTGACATCGGAAGACTTTATCGAAATGCCAAATATTCGATTTCTAGAAATGTCTGGTTGTTCCCTCTCTGGAGACTTTGAGGGTCTCTTTTCGGAATTGAGATGGCTTACTTGGAACTTTTGTCCAGAAGAAATGCAGGCAACCAACTTTTGCCCAAAAAATCTAGTCATCCTCAACCTATCAAATAGCAAAATTGACGAACATTGGGGTGGTTGGACTCAACTCAAG GTGGCTACAAGATTGAAAGTCCTTGATCTATCTAGTTGCTGCTACTTAAAGGAAACTCCTGACCTCTCTGCATATTTATTCTTAGAAATATTAATTCTAAGCGGGTGTAGAAATTTGTTAAGGATTGATCGATCCATTAGTTATTTGAAACGTCTGAAGCAATTGGATCTAGATGGATGTCATTGTCTCCAAGTCCTTCCTAAAGAATTGGGTGCTCTGGAAGCATTGACCGAGATGTTCTTAGATTTTGGCCAATTCCCTGCAACTATTAGTCAGGTCCCAAGCTCAATTGGAACACTCGTAAATCTTAAGCGTTTGGCCATTTGTAGAGCTCCCTACCTAACGAAACTTCCCGACTCAATTGGAATGTTGAAATGTTTAGTTGAGTTGGATGTCTTAGACACAGGTATTGCAAAGTTGCCAAATACTATTATCAATCTAAAGAGCTTGAAAGCATTGAATGTGAGCGGAAGTTGCATACAAAAGTTACCCGAGGCAATTGGGATGTTGGAGAAACTTGAAGAGATTTATGGAATGTGTTGCAATTGGCTAGAGACCATTCCTGGTGACATCGTGAGACTACCattcttgaagaatttgatattAACAGAAACTCATGTGGGGAATGTACCAAAGCTTCCTCAGAGTCTGATATGTCTACATCTGTCCTCAAGAGCCTTAGAAAAAGCTCCAGATATCTCCAACCTTGTGAATTTAAGGAGTTTGGAATTGTGTTTTACCAGCTCAACCTCCATCGGAAGGGATACTAAAGCCAGTGCTTCTATCAACCAATGCATAGCTGCCGTGATGATGTGGAATTGGAGCACTGAAGTCGCACGGTGTAAATTGGAACTTCCGAGTATCTCCAGTATAAGCTCATATTTGGGTTGCCTTTGCCATATAAAAGAACTTGAACTCATCAATTGCGAGAACTTGCGTCAGATTGGACAACTTCCCTCTAGTTTGACGAAACTTAAGGTCGACAATTGCAATCTTCTTGAAGTTGTGGACCTTTCCAACTTATCTGACTTCAAGAATCTAAAGGACCTTGGAGTATGGGACTGTCCGAAACTAGTTGAGATTCAAGGTCTTGACCAACTGGAGTCACTGGAAAGTCTTGCAATCAGACGCTGCAATTCCTGGCTATGCTTACCTGATCTATCCAACTGGAAGAAGCTAAAGACTTGGGACGTTGATGCTCTTACGACATATTCGGCGAGGGGAAAACGAGTAGCTCAAAATTATCATCCATTCTGGCACTGGGAATGGCAGAGGAGATCAGCAAATCTTGAATTTTGA